The following are encoded in a window of Microvirga ossetica genomic DNA:
- a CDS encoding TRAP transporter large permease → MLILVGSFLALMLLGLPVAIAMAVSSLIYILATGIAPDVVLAQRMIAGVESFPLLAVPFFILAGNLMNTAGVTGRIYSFAVALVGWMKGGLGQVNIIGSVIFSGMSGTAIADAAGLGTIEIKAMKDHGYSTEFAVGVTAASATLGPIIPPSLPFVIYGMMANVSIGALFLGGLIPGVVMTLMMMATVAYFAYKNGWGSDSPFSWRQLGNATVEVIVVMMFPVAVWAMVQFGLSTNVAIGIALAILLALDWYFDFSAVMALMAPVILIGGMTLGLFTPTEAAVAAVIWSLFLGLVRYRSMTLKTLVKATFDTIETTASVLFIVTAASIFAWLLTVSQAAQILSDAILGITQNKWVFLLLANLLMLFVGCFIDTIAAITILVPILLPIVLKLGIDPIHFGLIITLNLMIGLLHPPLGMVLFVLARVAKLSVERTTVAILPWLIPLLLALVAITYIPELTLWLPRTMGVAK, encoded by the coding sequence ATGCTTATTCTCGTTGGTTCATTTCTCGCTTTGATGCTCCTTGGCCTGCCGGTGGCTATAGCGATGGCCGTCTCATCCCTGATTTACATCCTTGCCACGGGAATCGCGCCCGACGTCGTTCTGGCTCAGCGCATGATCGCTGGCGTGGAGAGCTTTCCGCTGCTTGCCGTGCCGTTCTTCATTCTCGCCGGCAACCTGATGAATACTGCTGGCGTCACGGGGCGGATCTACAGCTTCGCGGTCGCACTAGTCGGCTGGATGAAGGGTGGGTTGGGGCAAGTCAACATCATTGGCTCAGTAATCTTTTCCGGAATGTCGGGAACTGCGATCGCTGACGCCGCTGGCCTTGGCACAATCGAAATCAAGGCTATGAAGGACCACGGCTACTCGACTGAGTTTGCCGTCGGCGTGACCGCCGCTTCCGCGACACTTGGGCCGATCATACCGCCGTCCTTGCCATTCGTGATCTACGGCATGATGGCCAACGTTTCGATTGGGGCGCTTTTCCTTGGAGGATTAATCCCCGGCGTCGTCATGACACTCATGATGATGGCAACGGTGGCATATTTTGCCTATAAGAACGGTTGGGGCAGTGACAGTCCATTCTCCTGGCGCCAACTCGGGAATGCGACGGTCGAGGTCATCGTTGTCATGATGTTCCCGGTCGCTGTCTGGGCCATGGTCCAGTTCGGCCTGTCCACCAACGTCGCAATCGGCATTGCGCTCGCGATTCTCCTTGCGCTCGACTGGTACTTCGATTTCTCCGCTGTCATGGCCCTTATGGCGCCCGTCATCCTGATCGGCGGCATGACCCTCGGATTGTTCACACCAACTGAGGCTGCCGTCGCCGCAGTAATCTGGTCGCTCTTCCTCGGTCTCGTGCGCTACCGCTCGATGACTTTGAAGACGCTGGTCAAAGCAACCTTCGATACGATCGAGACCACAGCTTCGGTGCTGTTCATCGTGACAGCCGCATCGATCTTCGCGTGGCTTCTCACGGTAAGTCAGGCCGCTCAGATCCTATCGGACGCGATCCTCGGTATCACGCAGAACAAATGGGTCTTCCTGCTCCTGGCGAACCTGTTGATGCTGTTCGTTGGCTGCTTTATCGACACCATCGCAGCCATAACCATCCTCGTGCCGATCCTTCTTCCGATCGTACTCAAGCTCGGCATTGATCCGATCCATTTCGGCTTGATCATCACCCTCAACCTCATGATCGGGCTTCTCCATCCGCCTCTAGGGATGGTCCTGTTCGTACTAGCTCGCGTGGCGAAGCTGTCGGTCGAGCGCACGACTGTGGCAATTCTGCCTTGGCTGATTCCGCTGCTGCTTGCGCTTGTCGCGATCACCTATATTCCTGAGTTGACTCTCTGGCTGCCGCGAACGATGGGAGTGGCAAAGTGA
- a CDS encoding L-idonate 5-dehydrogenase, whose translation MTDIALAATLFGAEDLRLVEAPTGPLTPGMVRVRFGAGGICGSDMHYYRHGRTGDFVVKSPLVLGHEIAGEIVDIAADGWDLKIGDRVAVNPSRWCGHCARCQEGRPNLCENIYFMGSASKTPHMQGGFATYFDAIPAQCVKISDSTPMAAAALAEPLAVCLHAISRAGQVEGRKAIVFGAGPIGLLTLLAARLAGVSEVAMIDVAAAPLAFAQRLGADHTVDISGGEDALEELAKAKSFDLAFEVSGTASGLSSAISNVHRGGTVVQIGNLPGGQIPVPANAVMAKEIDLKGSFRFGEEFEQAVRLIDDRMIDVLSIVTSECPLSEATEGFRAALDRSQSVKVVLTAS comes from the coding sequence GTGACCGACATTGCTCTTGCTGCAACGCTTTTTGGAGCCGAAGATCTTCGCTTGGTGGAAGCGCCGACCGGTCCATTAACCCCCGGCATGGTCCGGGTGCGCTTCGGTGCAGGTGGAATCTGCGGGTCGGACATGCATTACTACCGACATGGTCGGACCGGCGACTTCGTTGTCAAATCCCCCTTAGTCCTTGGTCACGAGATCGCGGGCGAGATCGTGGACATTGCCGCTGACGGCTGGGACCTCAAGATCGGCGACCGCGTCGCAGTCAACCCATCACGGTGGTGCGGACACTGCGCGAGATGCCAGGAAGGCCGTCCGAACCTATGCGAGAACATTTACTTCATGGGATCAGCGTCAAAGACGCCGCACATGCAGGGGGGCTTTGCCACATATTTCGATGCCATCCCGGCCCAGTGTGTCAAAATCTCGGACAGTACACCAATGGCCGCTGCAGCGCTGGCAGAGCCCCTCGCTGTTTGCCTTCACGCCATCAGTCGGGCCGGCCAGGTGGAAGGCCGAAAAGCAATTGTATTTGGCGCAGGTCCTATCGGTCTCCTGACATTATTGGCTGCTCGATTGGCCGGAGTATCGGAAGTCGCGATGATCGATGTCGCCGCCGCTCCGCTTGCCTTTGCGCAGCGTTTAGGCGCTGATCATACGGTTGATATCTCTGGGGGCGAGGATGCTCTGGAAGAGCTTGCTAAAGCCAAGTCTTTTGACTTGGCCTTTGAGGTCTCTGGAACGGCCTCCGGTTTATCTTCAGCGATATCCAATGTGCATCGCGGTGGTACTGTCGTCCAAATCGGCAATTTGCCCGGCGGCCAGATCCCAGTCCCTGCCAACGCTGTGATGGCTAAGGAAATAGACCTCAAGGGCTCATTCCGCTTTGGCGAGGAATTTGAGCAAGCTGTCCGTCTCATTGACGACAGGATGATTGATGTCCTTTCCATCGTCACCTCCGAGTGTCCGCTTTCCGAAGCTACAGAAGGCTTCCGCGCAGCTCTAGATCGATCGCAGAGCGTTAAAGTCGTCCTGACAGCTTCTTAA
- a CDS encoding UxaA family hydrolase, with product MHTAASHPVICLHPHDHVVIARATLLPGAQVADGIAAYDRIPAGHKVAVRPIAAGEAVRRYNQIIGFATAPIIPGQHVHVHNLGMGEFTKDYAYGQDARPTEYVDTPVTFEGIRRPDGRVATRNYIGILTSVNCSAHAANLVADAFKRHPFTGFDPLAEFPNVDGVVALTHKTGCGMPEGEPLQLLRRTLAGYARHPNFSHIVVLGLGCEVNQISGMLKEHKLTDRIRNMDIQSMGGTRKTVEAGIAFVREVLAESNRVQRQTVPASELKVALQCGGSDGYSGVSANPALGIASDLVVRQGGTVILSETTETYGAEHIFTRRAVSREVGEKLVELMRWWEEYTHKHGAEINANPSPGNKAGGLTTILEKSLGAMAKAGSTNLVEVIKYAEPVTARGFVFMDTPGFDPVSATGQVAGGANVICFTTGRGSVFGCKPSPSIKIATNTPLYRRMEDDMDVNCGTIVDGEETVQEAGRHIFDLILRVASGERTKSELYDFGSAEFAPWPLGVTV from the coding sequence ATGCATACTGCCGCGTCCCATCCGGTGATTTGCCTTCACCCCCACGATCACGTGGTAATAGCGCGCGCGACACTGTTGCCGGGTGCGCAAGTTGCAGACGGGATCGCAGCCTATGACCGGATCCCGGCTGGACACAAAGTTGCCGTGCGCCCGATCGCTGCAGGCGAGGCGGTACGGCGTTACAACCAGATCATTGGCTTCGCCACAGCCCCAATCATCCCGGGCCAGCACGTGCATGTTCATAATCTAGGCATGGGTGAGTTCACGAAGGACTATGCCTATGGCCAAGATGCAAGGCCGACAGAGTATGTCGATACCCCGGTCACCTTCGAGGGCATCCGCCGCCCGGATGGGCGTGTGGCGACCCGCAACTACATCGGCATTCTGACCTCGGTAAACTGCAGCGCCCATGCAGCCAACTTGGTGGCCGATGCCTTCAAGCGGCACCCTTTTACCGGCTTTGATCCTCTAGCCGAATTTCCGAATGTCGATGGCGTGGTTGCATTGACGCACAAGACCGGCTGCGGCATGCCGGAAGGCGAGCCCCTTCAGCTGCTGCGCCGCACGCTCGCTGGCTATGCACGCCATCCGAACTTTTCCCACATCGTGGTGCTTGGCCTCGGCTGCGAGGTGAACCAGATCAGCGGGATGTTAAAGGAGCATAAGCTCACCGACCGGATCCGCAACATGGATATCCAGAGCATGGGCGGTACCCGCAAGACCGTTGAGGCTGGCATAGCCTTCGTGAGAGAGGTCTTGGCCGAGTCGAACAGGGTGCAGCGCCAGACGGTGCCTGCGAGCGAGCTGAAGGTGGCGCTGCAATGCGGCGGCTCGGATGGCTATTCCGGCGTTTCCGCGAACCCGGCCCTCGGGATCGCCAGTGACCTTGTCGTGCGTCAGGGCGGCACGGTGATCCTGTCCGAAACAACTGAGACGTATGGTGCTGAGCACATCTTCACCCGTCGGGCGGTAAGCCGCGAGGTCGGCGAGAAACTGGTCGAGCTGATGCGCTGGTGGGAGGAGTACACGCACAAGCACGGAGCGGAGATCAATGCCAACCCGTCACCTGGCAACAAGGCTGGTGGGCTGACCACAATCCTGGAAAAGTCGCTCGGTGCCATGGCCAAGGCCGGCAGCACTAACCTCGTTGAGGTGATCAAGTATGCCGAACCTGTGACAGCACGCGGCTTTGTGTTCATGGATACCCCGGGTTTCGATCCCGTCTCGGCCACGGGTCAGGTTGCCGGTGGAGCCAACGTAATCTGTTTCACCACTGGGCGCGGCAGCGTGTTCGGGTGCAAACCATCGCCATCGATCAAGATCGCGACCAACACTCCTCTGTACCGGCGCATGGAAGACGACATGGACGTGAACTGCGGCACCATCGTCGATGGCGAGGAGACCGTGCAGGAGGCTGGACGGCATATCTTTGACCTGATCCTACGGGTTGCCTCCGGCGAGCGCACGAAAAGTGAGTTGTACGATTTCGGCTCCGCAGAGTTCGCACCGTGGCCGCTGGGCGTGACCGTATGA
- a CDS encoding IS6 family transposase, with amino-acid sequence MFKGRHFDRSVILLCVRWYLAYNLSLRNLEEMMAERGISVDHATIHRWVVRYSPELLKRFNLRKRSVSRKWHVDETYIKVRGRWMYICRAIDSNGDTVEFWFSERRNLAAAKRFLRKALKRHGGPERIVIAGSQTNREAILSCDAESRLQDRSGCKLKPIRIRQSQYLNNRIEQDHRAVKRRVRSMLGFKSADSARVILSGIELIHIMRKQQAKYACRQQLSLAEQFHLLAA; translated from the coding sequence GTGTTTAAGGGCAGGCATTTTGATCGATCCGTGATCCTGCTCTGCGTCCGGTGGTATTTGGCTTACAATCTGAGCCTGCGGAACCTGGAGGAGATGATGGCCGAGCGGGGCATCTCCGTCGATCATGCGACCATCCACAGGTGGGTTGTTCGCTACTCGCCCGAACTGCTCAAGCGCTTCAACCTTCGCAAACGAAGCGTCAGCCGGAAATGGCACGTGGATGAAACTTACATCAAGGTCCGAGGCCGCTGGATGTACATTTGCCGCGCCATCGACAGCAATGGCGATACTGTCGAGTTCTGGTTCAGCGAGCGGCGCAATCTGGCTGCGGCCAAGCGGTTTCTGCGCAAGGCACTCAAGCGGCATGGCGGGCCCGAGCGGATCGTCATCGCCGGCAGCCAGACGAACCGGGAAGCCATCCTGTCGTGTGATGCCGAGAGCCGTCTGCAGGACCGATCAGGGTGCAAGCTGAAGCCGATCCGGATCAGGCAGAGTCAATATCTCAACAACCGCATCGAGCAGGATCACCGCGCCGTCAAGCGCCGCGTGCGATCGATGCTCGGCTTCAAGTCCGCTGACAGTGCCCGCGTGATCTTAAGTGGCATCGAGTTGATCCATATAATGCGTAAACAGCAGGCGAAATATGCCTGCAGGCAGCAGCTGTCGCTCGCGGAGCAGTTTCACCTGCTCGCCGCATGA
- a CDS encoding phasin family protein codes for MNQQFETIQKLGKDSFGTTLKTFEVASTGTKAIAGETADYARKSFEQSAAMFEKLVGVRSLEKAIEIQTEYAQSTHKGFVAQATKTRELYTKLAQDSFAPFNALRSTAMAAMVPAKASAHTK; via the coding sequence ATGAACCAGCAGTTTGAGACCATCCAGAAGCTCGGCAAAGACAGCTTCGGCACCACCCTGAAGACTTTTGAGGTTGCCTCCACCGGCACGAAGGCGATCGCTGGTGAGACGGCCGATTATGCCAGAAAGTCGTTCGAGCAGAGCGCGGCCATGTTCGAGAAGCTCGTCGGCGTCAGGTCACTCGAGAAGGCCATCGAGATTCAGACTGAGTACGCCCAGAGCACCCACAAGGGCTTTGTCGCTCAAGCCACGAAGACCCGTGAACTCTATACCAAGCTGGCTCAGGACAGCTTCGCGCCCTTCAATGCTCTTCGCTCGACCGCGATGGCCGCGATGGTCCCGGCCAAGGCTTCAGCTCACACCAAGTAA
- a CDS encoding IS6 family transposase produces MSLFKRRRFPVEIILLCVRWYCKYGISYRDLAEMMQERGVEVDPSTIFRWVQRYAPEIEKRIRPYQGPRSSSWRVDETYVRVGGRWKYLFRAVDKHGQLIAFRLSGRRNTNAAYHFLRKAIKAMSHYPPSSITTDKLASCPKAIQRLQDEGHLAHYVKHRASKYLNNIIEADHGALKRVIRPTRGFQTMKTAGATLTGFEIMRMIRRGHCIQRERQATGEVRLVNQLFELAA; encoded by the coding sequence TTGTCTCTGTTCAAGCGTCGTCGCTTTCCCGTCGAGATCATCCTTCTGTGTGTGCGCTGGTACTGCAAGTACGGGATCAGCTACCGCGACCTGGCTGAGATGATGCAAGAGCGCGGCGTCGAGGTCGATCCAAGCACGATCTTTCGTTGGGTTCAGCGCTATGCCCCGGAGATCGAGAAGCGGATCCGGCCCTATCAGGGACCTCGCTCAAGCTCCTGGAGAGTGGATGAGACCTACGTTCGCGTAGGTGGCAGGTGGAAATACCTGTTCCGCGCGGTCGACAAGCACGGTCAGTTGATCGCCTTCAGGCTATCCGGGCGTCGTAATACCAACGCCGCTTATCATTTCTTGCGTAAAGCCATAAAGGCGATGAGCCACTATCCGCCATCATCTATCACGACGGATAAACTGGCCTCTTGCCCGAAGGCAATCCAGCGCCTGCAGGACGAAGGTCACTTGGCGCATTACGTGAAGCACCGGGCATCGAAATACTTGAATAACATTATCGAGGCAGATCATGGTGCGCTCAAGCGCGTAATCCGACCGACACGCGGTTTCCAGACGATGAAAACCGCCGGCGCAACCCTGACGGGTTTTGAAATCATGCGCATGATCCGCCGCGGTCATTGCATCCAGCGGGAACGTCAGGCGACAGGCGAAGTCCGTCTCGTCAATCAGCTCTTCGAACTTGCGGCCTGA
- a CDS encoding pirin family protein produces the protein MSWNPAEDPKPGDKFACDAIETVIVPRTRDLGSFEVRRALPSAQRQMVGPFIFFDQMGPSEFLLGSGMDVRPHPHIGLSTVTYLFDGEIMHRDSLGTELPIRPGELNWMTAGRGIVHSERTSQELRGIGSKLFGIQSWVALSAKDEEANPGFVHYDAGDMPVLDGDGKTVRIIAGSILGASPPVQTSSPMFYADAILTTGASLPLDPDYDERAIYTISGEVEIAGDVFPAGQLLVFRPGDRITIRARNDARFMMLGGEPMDGPRFIWWNFVSSRQDRIEQAKADWKAARFDTVPSDEVEFIPLPEQPPPPVSYP, from the coding sequence ATGAGCTGGAATCCCGCTGAAGATCCGAAACCGGGCGACAAGTTCGCCTGCGACGCCATCGAGACCGTGATCGTGCCTCGCACCCGTGATCTTGGCAGCTTCGAGGTGCGCCGGGCGCTCCCGTCGGCGCAGCGGCAGATGGTGGGTCCCTTCATCTTCTTCGACCAAATGGGGCCATCCGAGTTCCTGCTCGGATCGGGGATGGATGTGCGACCGCATCCGCACATCGGGCTTTCGACCGTCACCTACCTTTTCGACGGCGAGATCATGCATCGCGACTCGCTCGGGACGGAACTGCCGATCCGGCCGGGCGAACTCAACTGGATGACGGCCGGGCGCGGCATCGTCCATTCCGAGCGGACGTCTCAGGAATTGCGAGGGATCGGCTCGAAGCTCTTCGGCATCCAGAGCTGGGTGGCTCTATCAGCCAAGGACGAGGAGGCGAACCCCGGCTTCGTCCACTACGATGCGGGCGACATGCCGGTGCTCGATGGAGATGGCAAGACAGTGAGGATCATCGCCGGTTCAATCCTTGGCGCGTCGCCACCCGTGCAAACCTCAAGCCCGATGTTCTATGCCGATGCCATCCTGACGACCGGCGCCAGCCTGCCACTCGATCCGGACTACGACGAGCGGGCGATCTACACCATCTCGGGCGAGGTTGAGATTGCCGGCGACGTGTTTCCGGCCGGCCAGCTCCTGGTGTTCAGGCCGGGCGACCGCATCACGATTCGGGCACGGAATGACGCGAGGTTCATGATGCTGGGCGGTGAGCCGATGGACGGCCCCCGCTTCATCTGGTGGAACTTCGTCTCGTCGCGGCAAGACCGCATTGAGCAGGCTAAGGCCGATTGGAAGGCCGCTCGGTTCGATACGGTGCCAAGCGATGAGGTCGAGTTCATCCCATTGCCCGAGCAGCCACCTCCGCCCGTGAGCTATCCGTAG
- a CDS encoding amidase, with amino-acid sequence MGLTDDYIALDATALAALVRHRQVSPAELVEAAITRLEQVEPKLAGMAERTLDEARRAACERLADVPFAGVPFLLKDNMHVAAGVPYHNGSRIWRGWVPSQDSELVRRFKAAGLIILGSTKVPELSLTPVTEPRHFGRANNPWALDRTTGGSSGGSAAHVAARSVPMAHATDGGGSIRIPASCCALFGLKPTRGRTPNGPSIGEGWHGAAIGHAVARSVRDSARLLDAIAGPDLGAPYGLAPPARSFAEAAARPPGRLRIAFSAMAPNGAAVDPQCRTAVENAAKLCGALGHEVEEAAPAVPEDYFSWFLITFLAAVAQEFVFAEEMTGTRPRRGDVEESTWLCRALGRSFSAAELSVALERLHRATRQIAVFFETYDLLLTPALACPPVRHGDLQPRGLEAALQGLAARLGVGRYLRYGPLLRQAADRAFRFMPFSPIWNVTGQPAASLPLHWTPDGLPVGVQVVARFGQEETLFSFAAQIEQVRSWAHRLPTAIADIG; translated from the coding sequence ATGGGACTAACTGACGACTACATCGCCCTTGATGCCACGGCCCTGGCCGCTCTCGTACGACACCGGCAGGTCAGTCCTGCCGAACTTGTGGAGGCCGCTATCACGCGGCTGGAGCAGGTTGAGCCGAAGCTGGCGGGCATGGCGGAGAGGACGCTGGACGAGGCGCGCCGGGCGGCCTGTGAGCGTCTTGCAGACGTCCCCTTCGCAGGCGTGCCGTTTCTGCTCAAGGACAACATGCATGTAGCAGCCGGCGTCCCGTACCATAACGGCAGCCGCATCTGGCGCGGCTGGGTACCGTCGCAGGACAGCGAGCTGGTCCGCCGCTTCAAGGCTGCGGGTCTGATCATCCTCGGCAGCACCAAGGTGCCCGAGCTCTCCCTGACACCAGTGACCGAGCCCCGGCATTTCGGCCGCGCCAACAATCCATGGGCGCTGGACCGCACCACGGGCGGCTCATCGGGAGGATCCGCGGCCCACGTTGCAGCCCGCTCGGTGCCGATGGCCCATGCCACCGATGGCGGGGGATCGATCCGAATCCCGGCGTCCTGCTGTGCCCTCTTCGGGCTCAAGCCCACCCGCGGCCGGACCCCCAATGGGCCCTCTATCGGGGAGGGCTGGCATGGTGCCGCCATCGGCCATGCCGTGGCCCGCAGCGTCCGCGATTCTGCCCGCCTGCTGGACGCGATTGCCGGACCTGATCTCGGCGCCCCCTACGGCCTTGCTCCGCCTGCACGGTCGTTTGCCGAAGCCGCAGCAAGACCGCCGGGACGGCTGCGGATTGCCTTCAGCGCCATGGCTCCCAACGGCGCTGCGGTGGACCCGCAGTGCCGGACGGCTGTGGAGAACGCAGCGAAGCTGTGTGGCGCATTAGGCCACGAGGTGGAGGAGGCCGCGCCTGCCGTGCCGGAGGATTACTTCAGCTGGTTTTTGATCACCTTTCTGGCGGCGGTTGCGCAGGAGTTTGTGTTTGCGGAGGAGATGACCGGCACCAGGCCCCGGCGCGGTGATGTCGAGGAGAGCACGTGGTTGTGCCGCGCGTTGGGACGAAGCTTCTCGGCGGCGGAGCTCTCGGTCGCGCTCGAGCGGCTGCACCGGGCCACGCGTCAGATTGCCGTGTTCTTCGAGACCTATGATCTGCTGTTGACCCCGGCCCTGGCCTGCCCTCCGGTCCGGCATGGAGACCTGCAGCCGAGAGGCCTTGAGGCCGCCCTGCAAGGGCTGGCCGCCCGCCTCGGTGTCGGCCGGTACCTGCGCTACGGACCGCTCTTGCGGCAGGCGGCGGATCGCGCGTTCCGGTTCATGCCGTTCTCACCGATCTGGAACGTCACCGGGCAACCAGCAGCCAGCCTGCCGTTGCATTGGACGCCTGACGGATTGCCGGTCGGCGTGCAGGTTGTCGCGCGCTTCGGACAGGAGGAAACCCTCTTCTCGTTCGCGGCGCAGATCGAGCAGGTTCGTTCCTGGGCCCATCGGCTGCCGACAGCAATTGCCGACATCGGCTGA
- a CDS encoding protein-L-isoaspartate(D-aspartate) O-methyltransferase, producing MKPMTEAHFAILRRHMVEVIALQADLMSEEIGKASLGERILDAMRRVRRHLFVPPELAAVAYHDTPLPIGFDKTVSQPFICALMTDLLDPQPHEAVLEVGTGLGYQAAILAELARQVWTIEVVEEFASHAEARLSQLGCGNVGVRVGDGTRGWTAHAPFDKILVTAATEVPPTALLDQLAPSGRMVLPLGPEEIQQLTVIDKADDGRIRTRSVIPVRFGTLETVV from the coding sequence ATGAAGCCGATGACGGAAGCGCATTTCGCCATCCTGCGCCGGCATATGGTCGAGGTGATCGCTCTTCAGGCTGACCTCATGAGCGAGGAGATCGGCAAGGCTTCCCTTGGAGAGCGGATTCTCGACGCCATGCGGCGGGTGCGGCGCCACCTGTTCGTGCCGCCAGAACTCGCAGCCGTGGCCTACCATGACACCCCTCTGCCGATCGGTTTCGACAAAACGGTGTCTCAACCCTTCATCTGCGCCCTCATGACAGACCTGCTCGATCCACAGCCGCATGAGGCTGTGCTCGAGGTCGGCACCGGCCTGGGCTATCAGGCTGCCATTCTCGCCGAACTTGCCCGCCAGGTCTGGACCATCGAGGTGGTCGAGGAATTCGCCAGCCATGCGGAGGCACGTCTGTCGCAACTCGGGTGTGGGAACGTGGGCGTACGGGTCGGTGACGGCACCCGTGGCTGGACCGCGCACGCCCCTTTCGACAAGATCCTGGTCACAGCCGCCACCGAAGTGCCTCCGACGGCCTTGCTGGATCAACTCGCCCCAAGCGGTCGTATGGTCCTGCCCCTCGGCCCCGAGGAAATCCAACAGCTCACCGTCATCGACAAAGCAGACGATGGGCGGATCAGGACGCGATCCGTGATCCCGGTGCGGTTCGGCACCCTCGAAACAGTGGTCTAA
- a CDS encoding aldo/keto reductase has protein sequence MEHSHCLSRRSLLGFLSATSAAAMVWPLTGAAQPGPVATRPIPSTGEALPLVGLGTWITLNVGRDTEARDSCAEVMRAFFEAGGRLIDSSPMYGSSQEVVGYGLQKLGPPSNLFSADKVWISSGSAGPSQIEQSRRHWRVPRFDLLQVHNLLSWEVHLRTLLAMKAAGEVRYVGITTSEGRRHREFERVMHQHPLDFIQVTYNILDREVEDRILPLAAERGIGVIVNRPFQQGALLDRLERYPLPPWAAEIDAKSWAQFILKFIVSHPAVTCTIPATTRVDHVRENMAAATGRLPDAAMRARMIAYVESL, from the coding sequence ATGGAGCACTCGCACTGTCTCAGCCGCCGCAGTCTCTTAGGCTTCTTGTCGGCGACCAGCGCCGCCGCGATGGTGTGGCCTCTGACCGGAGCCGCGCAGCCAGGTCCGGTCGCCACGAGACCCATCCCCTCGACTGGTGAGGCGCTGCCCCTCGTCGGACTCGGCACGTGGATCACATTAAACGTCGGGCGCGATACCGAAGCACGGGATAGTTGTGCCGAGGTCATGCGGGCGTTCTTCGAGGCCGGCGGGCGCCTAATCGACTCCTCTCCCATGTACGGCTCATCGCAGGAGGTGGTCGGCTATGGCCTGCAAAAGCTCGGCCCTCCGTCCAACCTGTTCTCGGCCGACAAGGTTTGGATCTCGTCTGGTTCAGCCGGCCCAAGCCAGATCGAGCAATCACGCCGCCACTGGCGGGTTCCTCGCTTTGACTTGCTGCAGGTCCACAACCTCCTGTCCTGGGAGGTGCACCTCAGGACCCTGCTCGCCATGAAGGCGGCGGGCGAGGTGCGTTATGTCGGGATCACGACCTCGGAAGGACGCCGGCACCGGGAGTTCGAACGCGTGATGCACCAGCATCCGCTCGACTTCATCCAGGTCACCTACAACATCCTCGATCGTGAGGTCGAAGACCGCATTCTGCCATTAGCGGCAGAGCGCGGCATCGGGGTGATCGTCAACCGCCCGTTCCAGCAAGGTGCTCTGCTTGATCGCTTAGAGCGCTACCCGCTCCCACCTTGGGCAGCCGAGATCGATGCGAAAAGCTGGGCGCAGTTCATTTTGAAGTTCATCGTGTCTCACCCGGCTGTGACCTGCACCATCCCGGCAACCACCCGGGTCGATCATGTGCGCGAGAACATGGCAGCGGCCACCGGACGATTGCCGGATGCCGCGATGCGGGCCCGCATGATTGCCTATGTCGAGAGCCTCTGA
- a CDS encoding DUF6064 family protein, with product MGDWLSYAPSDFLLFSARTYYRLFELYNRAIWPAQILALLLGLVILWRLHRGGARQGLVVAAILSGGWLWTAWCYLLGHYDTINWAARYFAIGFVIEALLLIWTGVVRNRLSFQPYRDWTSRTGMGLVLFALVVQPFTGPLVGRDWRQAEIFGVTPDPTVLATLGVHLTVDKRPPWGLMIIPLIWCVLSGATLWTMGSPDAWVMPVVALGALGLAVYRLSSARGQSGIRHSEDS from the coding sequence ATGGGGGATTGGCTGTCCTATGCACCATCGGATTTCCTGCTGTTTTCGGCCCGTACCTATTATCGTCTGTTCGAACTCTACAACCGGGCGATCTGGCCGGCGCAGATTCTGGCGCTGCTGCTCGGCCTCGTCATCCTGTGGCGTCTCCATCGCGGCGGAGCTCGACAGGGGCTGGTCGTGGCGGCCATCCTGTCGGGAGGCTGGCTCTGGACTGCCTGGTGCTATCTTCTGGGGCACTACGACACGATCAACTGGGCGGCGCGGTACTTCGCGATCGGCTTTGTCATCGAGGCGCTGCTGCTGATCTGGACAGGTGTCGTTCGTAACCGGCTTTCGTTTCAGCCATACAGGGATTGGACCAGCCGGACCGGAATGGGGCTGGTCCTGTTCGCACTGGTGGTGCAGCCATTCACCGGCCCGCTTGTTGGTCGCGATTGGCGGCAGGCCGAGATCTTTGGTGTCACGCCCGATCCCACCGTGCTTGCCACACTCGGTGTCCACCTGACCGTGGACAAGCGGCCCCCGTGGGGGCTCATGATCATTCCGCTGATCTGGTGCGTGCTCAGCGGAGCAACGCTTTGGACCATGGGCTCGCCGGATGCCTGGGTCATGCCTGTGGTAGCCCTTGGTGCTCTTGGCTTGGCCGTCTATCGTCTGTCGTCTGCGCGAGGGCAGAGCGGGATCAGGCACTCGGAAGACAGTTGA